Proteins from one Algicella marina genomic window:
- the otnC gene encoding 3-oxo-tetronate 4-phosphate decarboxylase, translating into MSEEAKLREDICTLAKSMFDRGLTCGASGNISARLSDGTLLVTPTGRAMGFLDPARLSHLDEEGRLISGDAATKEVPLHTAFYDTRTGTGAVVHLHSTHSVALSMLPEINPDNVLPPLTPYSIMRLGKVKLLPFFLPGDPNMGDAVRGLAGRRSAVLLANHGPVVAGKDLWAAVFAMEELEETAKLALLTRGCRPRALTADQVAAVVRDFDVRW; encoded by the coding sequence ATGAGCGAAGAGGCCAAGCTGCGCGAAGACATCTGCACGCTCGCCAAATCGATGTTCGATCGCGGCCTGACCTGCGGCGCTTCGGGTAACATTTCAGCCCGCCTTTCAGACGGGACTCTGCTGGTGACGCCGACGGGGCGGGCGATGGGGTTTCTCGATCCAGCGCGGCTCAGTCATCTCGACGAAGAAGGGAGATTGATTTCCGGAGACGCAGCAACAAAGGAAGTGCCATTGCATACGGCGTTCTACGACACGAGAACGGGAACAGGCGCGGTGGTGCATCTGCATTCCACGCATTCCGTTGCCTTGTCGATGCTGCCGGAAATTAACCCGGACAATGTGCTGCCTCCGCTGACGCCATACTCCATCATGCGATTGGGCAAAGTAAAACTTCTGCCGTTCTTTCTGCCCGGAGATCCAAACATGGGCGATGCCGTCCGGGGCCTCGCGGGCAGAAGGAGCGCAGTTCTGTTAGCAAATCACGGCCCGGTAGTGGCGGGGAAGGACCTGTGGGCTGCTGTGTTCGCGATGGAAGAACTGGAAGAAACCGCGAAACTGGCACTCTTGACGCGCGGATGTCGGCCGAGGGCGTTGACGGCAGATCAGGTTGCAGCAGTCGTGCGGGACTTCGATGTGCGCTGGTAG
- the otnK gene encoding 3-oxo-tetronate kinase produces the protein MKIGVIADDFTGASDIALTLAEGGMPVSLFARMPDKPADTDLGAGVVALKSRTAPVEEAVAQSLATCDWLLSQGAEQIVLKVCSTFDSTPAGNIGPVLDALADHIGAETCVVCPAFPENGRSVYQGHLFVGDRLLNESGMENHPLTPMTDADLRRVLAAQSTRQVAHVRAQVVSSGEEAVASGLTQSAHVIVDAIADADLRTIGRAARDIRLLCGGSGIALGLPENFGFQPQRPAWDSVGGPGAVISGSCSLATRGQVAAYRKVAPARKLEAEAVVRGDVSPTGLADWAMAQSSPPLIYSSADPDEVRAAQKTYGRENVAEAIETVFSNLAAELSARGLRRLVVAGGETSGAVVTGLGARELKIGPRVAPGVPLVRHGEMALALKSGNFGGEAFFSEALQLMESDG, from the coding sequence ATGAAAATCGGCGTGATCGCAGACGATTTCACCGGGGCGTCCGATATTGCTCTCACTCTGGCGGAGGGCGGGATGCCAGTCTCGCTGTTCGCCCGTATGCCAGACAAGCCGGCGGACACGGATCTGGGTGCGGGTGTGGTGGCCCTGAAGTCACGGACCGCTCCGGTAGAAGAAGCGGTCGCGCAGTCGCTGGCTACCTGTGACTGGCTTTTGTCTCAGGGTGCCGAGCAGATCGTTCTCAAGGTCTGCTCGACATTTGATAGCACGCCGGCGGGCAATATCGGTCCGGTGCTGGATGCTCTGGCGGATCATATCGGCGCGGAGACCTGCGTGGTCTGTCCTGCGTTTCCCGAGAATGGGCGAAGCGTCTATCAGGGACATCTCTTCGTGGGTGACAGGCTTCTGAACGAGAGCGGCATGGAAAATCATCCGCTTACCCCGATGACCGACGCCGACCTGCGGCGAGTTCTGGCCGCTCAGAGTACGCGTCAGGTCGCCCATGTCCGTGCGCAGGTTGTCAGTTCGGGCGAAGAGGCCGTTGCGTCCGGCCTGACGCAAAGTGCCCATGTCATCGTCGATGCCATTGCCGACGCAGATCTCAGGACCATCGGCCGGGCGGCCAGAGATATCAGGCTGCTCTGTGGCGGGTCAGGAATTGCGTTGGGGTTGCCGGAGAATTTCGGCTTTCAACCGCAGCGTCCAGCATGGGATTCCGTCGGAGGACCGGGCGCGGTGATATCCGGGTCCTGCAGCCTGGCGACACGTGGACAGGTGGCCGCATACCGCAAGGTTGCGCCTGCGAGGAAACTCGAAGCCGAAGCTGTGGTGCGTGGCGACGTGAGCCCGACCGGCTTGGCCGATTGGGCGATGGCTCAGAGTAGTCCGCCGCTGATCTATTCCTCTGCCGACCCGGACGAGGTGCGTGCCGCGCAGAAGACCTATGGGCGAGAGAATGTCGCCGAGGCAATCGAGACTGTCTTCTCAAATCTGGCTGCCGAACTTTCCGCGCGCGGATTGCGGCGGCTGGTTGTGGCTGGAGGAGAAACCTCCGGAGCGGTCGTAACCGGATTGGGCGCACGCGAACTGAAGATCGGTCCGAGAGTTGCTCCGGGCGTGCCGCTTGTCCGGCACGGAGAGATGGCGCTGGCGCTGAAATCGGGCAACTTTGGCGGGGAGGCGTTCTTCTCCGAGGCGCTGCAACTGATGGAGTCCGACGGATGA
- a CDS encoding N-acyl homoserine lactonase family protein, producing the protein MSDWEVFAVKYADRNARVRADSFIFDDNHDAPHPMDYFMWLLRNGEEIILVDTGYDGEEASARQRPIRLDPVTALAPFGIAPSDVSQVIVTHLHYDHAGGLHLFPNAALHMQSAEMAYATGPCMCHDTLRMPFTAGHVCEAVRRLYSGKVIFHDGDGQIADGVTVHCIGGHSRGLQCVRVRTQAGWLVLASDAAHFYENAFARKPFPIVVDLQDMLEGFGTLERLASKRDLIVPGHDPLVREYFPTVMAPHIFRLNAGPLEKIAL; encoded by the coding sequence ATGAGCGACTGGGAAGTTTTCGCGGTCAAATATGCCGACCGGAACGCAAGAGTGCGGGCCGACAGTTTCATATTCGACGACAACCACGATGCCCCGCACCCCATGGATTATTTCATGTGGCTTCTGAGAAACGGGGAGGAGATCATTCTGGTCGATACCGGCTACGATGGAGAGGAAGCGTCAGCACGGCAGCGGCCGATCCGTCTCGATCCGGTCACGGCTTTGGCGCCGTTCGGGATTGCTCCGTCGGATGTCTCGCAGGTGATCGTCACCCACCTGCATTACGATCACGCTGGCGGTCTGCACCTGTTTCCCAATGCAGCGCTGCACATGCAGTCGGCGGAGATGGCATACGCGACGGGGCCTTGCATGTGCCACGATACGTTGCGGATGCCGTTCACTGCGGGCCATGTCTGCGAGGCGGTCCGGCGGCTCTATTCGGGGAAGGTGATTTTTCACGACGGGGACGGTCAGATCGCCGATGGCGTCACCGTTCATTGCATCGGCGGCCATAGTCGCGGGCTGCAATGCGTGCGGGTGCGGACGCAGGCCGGTTGGCTGGTGCTGGCATCCGACGCGGCCCATTTCTACGAGAACGCCTTCGCCCGGAAGCCGTTTCCGATCGTGGTGGATTTACAGGACATGCTGGAAGGGTTCGGGACACTTGAGCGGTTGGCTTCGAAGCGCGATCTGATCGTGCCTGGCCATGATCCGCTGGTTAGGGAGTATTTTCCCACGGTCATGGCGCCTCACATCTTCCGACTGAATGCAGGACCGTTGGAGAAAATCGCGTTATGA
- a CDS encoding putative quinol monooxygenase — MFVVIVTFQIRDGRMPDFLPAMIENARTSLAEEEGCHRFDVCTDSERGNEVFLYELYTDRAAFDGHLQSAHFKAFDNAVSSLVGHKDIRTYDMVAS; from the coding sequence ATGTTTGTCGTAATCGTCACGTTTCAGATCCGGGACGGCAGGATGCCGGACTTCCTTCCGGCGATGATTGAGAATGCCCGCACCTCCCTTGCGGAAGAGGAGGGATGCCATCGCTTTGACGTCTGCACTGACAGCGAACGCGGGAACGAGGTGTTTCTCTACGAGCTCTACACTGACCGCGCGGCGTTTGATGGCCATTTGCAGAGTGCGCATTTCAAGGCGTTCGACAACGCTGTCTCGTCACTGGTCGGGCACAAGGACATCCGGACGTATGACATGGTCGCATCATGA
- a CDS encoding TRAP transporter large permease — protein MILLFIVAVFLVTVFAGIPLVWAILLTAILPIFVFDLSGYPLQAVYLNFIGGVEPNHFLAIPLFIVAGELMSRGGVGLRIIGFARAAFGFMPGGLGMVVVGASMIFGGISGSAIADSAAIGSVMIKNMAREGYHRPFAAGLVAAAGTIGIIIPPSIPMLIYGFVGNVSVADLFLAGMIPGVIFGLFFMGVCYWVGKSTGCDPGGQTTTRGELWRSFLGTAPALFMPILILGGIFTGWVTPTEAAALAVVYGLFVTIVVYRDFNLRDLPALMIDAFVTSAVVMVVIGATTVLGWIITLEQLPQVLVAFVQDLSSSPWVFLLLVNIVMLILGLVLDPVPAILLTAPLFLPTAQTFGVDPVHLGVIMTCNVAVGLFTPPVGATLYVASRISGDGVLSIARSMAPLYIAALSALLLVTYVPAVSMTMVEIFR, from the coding sequence ATGATCCTGCTCTTCATCGTCGCAGTTTTCCTTGTCACGGTCTTTGCCGGCATTCCTCTGGTCTGGGCCATCCTGCTGACCGCAATCCTGCCGATCTTCGTCTTCGACCTGTCGGGCTACCCACTGCAGGCCGTCTATCTGAACTTCATCGGCGGCGTGGAGCCGAACCACTTCCTTGCAATTCCGCTCTTCATCGTCGCGGGCGAGTTGATGTCGCGCGGCGGCGTCGGTCTGCGCATTATCGGGTTCGCCCGCGCCGCCTTTGGCTTCATGCCCGGCGGGCTGGGCATGGTCGTGGTAGGTGCGTCTATGATCTTCGGCGGCATTTCGGGTTCGGCGATTGCCGATTCCGCCGCCATCGGGTCGGTGATGATCAAGAACATGGCGCGGGAGGGTTATCACCGTCCCTTTGCGGCCGGGCTGGTCGCGGCGGCCGGGACCATCGGCATCATCATCCCGCCGTCGATCCCGATGCTGATCTATGGCTTCGTCGGGAACGTCTCTGTCGCCGATCTGTTCCTCGCGGGTATGATCCCCGGAGTTATCTTCGGACTTTTCTTCATGGGAGTTTGTTACTGGGTCGGCAAATCCACCGGCTGCGATCCGGGAGGGCAAACGACGACGCGCGGCGAGTTGTGGCGTTCCTTCCTTGGAACCGCGCCGGCGCTTTTCATGCCCATTCTCATCCTCGGCGGCATTTTCACTGGATGGGTCACCCCGACCGAGGCGGCAGCGCTGGCGGTTGTCTATGGCCTGTTCGTGACCATCGTCGTTTACCGCGACTTCAATCTGCGCGATCTGCCGGCGCTGATGATCGACGCATTTGTGACCTCGGCGGTGGTCATGGTGGTGATCGGTGCGACGACAGTGCTGGGCTGGATCATCACATTGGAACAGCTGCCGCAGGTTCTGGTCGCCTTCGTGCAGGACCTGTCGAGCAGCCCCTGGGTGTTCCTGTTGCTGGTCAATATCGTGATGCTGATCCTCGGTCTCGTCCTTGATCCGGTGCCGGCGATCCTGCTGACCGCGCCGTTGTTTCTGCCGACAGCGCAGACATTCGGTGTCGATCCCGTCCACCTTGGTGTCATCATGACCTGCAATGTCGCGGTCGGGCTGTTCACCCCGCCGGTGGGGGCGACATTGTATGTCGCTTCCCGCATCTCCGGCGACGGGGTATTGTCCATCGCGCGTTCGATGGCTCCGCTTTACATCGCAGCGCTGAGTGCTTTGTTGTTGGTGACCTACGTACCGGCCGTGTCGATGACCATGGTCGAGATATTCCGCTAA
- a CDS encoding TRAP transporter small permease has product MDYRPHYPMPLRALSAIIDFCLVLGGVSIVALVFTNALLRGAAGFDLAWSLEVTAFLLLWTTFLGAAAAMARGAHMRVTEIVENLVPQRARAWLALVIDLIILAMLASLIWYGVSIASHSWAQKTTVLYWPVGLLYASMPVGMACALAFHLFNLVRDWQYPAGWAQNDSDGGAAL; this is encoded by the coding sequence ATGGACTACCGGCCGCATTATCCCATGCCGCTGCGCGCACTCAGCGCGATCATAGATTTCTGCCTGGTCCTGGGCGGGGTCAGCATCGTGGCGCTTGTTTTCACCAATGCATTGCTGCGCGGTGCTGCCGGGTTTGACCTGGCTTGGTCGCTTGAGGTCACGGCATTTCTTCTGCTCTGGACGACGTTTCTGGGGGCAGCGGCCGCGATGGCCCGCGGGGCGCATATGCGCGTGACCGAGATCGTGGAGAATCTCGTTCCGCAAAGGGCGCGGGCCTGGCTGGCGCTGGTAATCGACCTGATCATCCTTGCCATGCTCGCCTCCCTGATCTGGTACGGCGTGTCGATCGCAAGCCACAGTTGGGCGCAGAAAACCACGGTGCTCTACTGGCCCGTGGGACTGCTCTATGCCTCGATGCCCGTGGGGATGGCCTGCGCCCTGGCCTTTCACCTTTTCAACCTCGTCCGCGACTGGCAGTACCCCGCGGGCTGGGCGCAGAATGACTCAGACGGTGGTGCGGCGCTATGA
- a CDS encoding TRAP transporter substrate-binding protein has product MKKSFAGVAAIATVAAIIGTGAFAQTVLRFSHTDNPGGSRQAAAEVFAEKVAEYTDGRYEVRIFPAGQLANDPKAIEQLILGGVDFTVSATGSYATHLPSLNLTAMPFLVDTYEQGWELYDNSGWLQGEFDKLPDVGFRVLATWEAGFRSFTTNEPLASPADAATMKMRVYPNDMIRWSMEAIGFQTVVMPITDVYLAIQQGTVNGQENPVDTINSLRFYEVAPYVTLTRHVYSPLPLTVSEATWQGFSPEDQDAVSKAAAEAAAFSRNLVRSSVDKQIADMEAAGATVSTPEIGPFREAVASVYDKAREVYGTEEVDGILADAAAIREALPAN; this is encoded by the coding sequence ATGAAAAAATCGTTCGCAGGAGTGGCCGCAATTGCTACCGTGGCCGCCATCATCGGAACCGGGGCCTTCGCCCAGACGGTTCTACGTTTCAGCCATACGGATAACCCCGGCGGCTCGCGCCAGGCCGCGGCAGAGGTTTTTGCCGAGAAGGTCGCAGAGTACACCGACGGCCGTTACGAGGTCCGCATTTTTCCGGCCGGACAGCTTGCCAACGATCCCAAGGCAATCGAGCAGCTGATCCTTGGCGGGGTGGATTTCACAGTCTCCGCGACCGGGTCCTACGCCACGCATCTGCCGTCGCTGAATCTCACCGCGATGCCGTTCCTCGTCGATACTTACGAGCAGGGTTGGGAGCTTTACGACAATTCGGGCTGGCTACAGGGCGAGTTCGACAAACTGCCGGACGTGGGTTTCCGGGTTCTGGCTACATGGGAGGCCGGTTTCCGGTCATTCACCACCAATGAGCCCCTGGCCTCTCCGGCCGACGCCGCGACGATGAAGATGCGGGTCTATCCCAACGACATGATCCGCTGGAGCATGGAGGCCATCGGATTCCAGACGGTCGTTATGCCGATTACCGATGTTTATCTGGCGATCCAGCAGGGAACCGTGAACGGTCAGGAGAACCCGGTTGACACGATCAATTCGCTGCGCTTCTACGAGGTGGCGCCCTATGTGACGCTGACACGGCATGTGTACAGCCCGTTGCCGCTGACGGTGTCGGAAGCGACGTGGCAGGGATTCTCGCCGGAAGATCAGGACGCTGTGAGCAAGGCCGCCGCAGAGGCCGCCGCGTTCAGCCGTAATCTGGTCAGAAGCTCTGTCGACAAGCAGATCGCCGATATGGAAGCCGCCGGGGCCACGGTTTCGACGCCTGAGATCGGCCCGTTCCGCGAGGCTGTTGCAAGTGTCTACGACAAGGCGCGCGAGGTTTATGGCACCGAAGAGGTCGACGGAATTCTCGCCGATGCGGCAGCCATTCGCGAAGCCCTTCCGGCCAACTGA
- a CDS encoding isocitrate/isopropylmalate dehydrogenase family protein: MNETFSIAVFHGDGIGPEIMAPTLSILERVAKASDSYDLEFTDAPAGAAHYAQTGESLPASSLQVARDADAILLSAMGLPDVRYEDGTEISPQIDLRKELTLFAGIRPVTVKAGQDSPLKIPEGREIDFVLVRESTEGLFHTQGRGEVTRDEARETLLITREISEKLFRFTFDLARSRKAAGRGPGRVTCVDKANVFRAFAFFREIFDAEAARHPDLIADHAYVDATALWMVQKPWDFDVLVTENMFGDILSDLGAGLMGGLGLAPSADIGLDHAVFQPCHGSAPDIAGKGLANPFAMILSAALMLDWLGTKHDNEPIRNDGRRLRQAVEEVIARRTTLTRDLGGTASTESAAHAVLDALFVS, translated from the coding sequence ATGAACGAAACTTTCAGCATCGCCGTGTTCCACGGAGACGGAATTGGCCCTGAAATCATGGCTCCGACGCTGTCGATCCTCGAACGCGTAGCCAAAGCGTCAGATAGCTACGACCTCGAATTCACCGATGCACCTGCTGGGGCGGCCCACTACGCTCAAACCGGCGAATCGCTGCCCGCATCCTCCCTGCAGGTCGCCCGTGACGCCGACGCGATCCTGCTCTCGGCCATGGGATTGCCTGACGTCCGCTACGAAGACGGAACCGAGATCTCGCCCCAGATCGACCTCCGCAAGGAGTTGACGCTTTTTGCCGGCATCCGGCCCGTCACTGTCAAGGCGGGCCAGGATTCGCCCCTTAAAATACCGGAAGGCAGGGAGATCGACTTCGTTCTGGTCCGCGAAAGCACCGAAGGTCTCTTTCATACCCAGGGGCGCGGCGAGGTTACCCGTGACGAGGCGCGGGAGACGCTTCTGATCACCCGCGAGATCTCGGAGAAACTGTTTCGTTTCACCTTCGATCTCGCCAGATCGAGAAAGGCCGCCGGCCGCGGACCGGGGCGCGTGACCTGCGTCGACAAGGCCAACGTGTTCCGCGCTTTCGCCTTCTTCCGCGAGATTTTCGATGCCGAAGCCGCCCGTCACCCGGATCTGATCGCCGATCACGCTTATGTCGATGCCACCGCACTCTGGATGGTCCAGAAGCCCTGGGACTTCGACGTGCTGGTCACGGAAAACATGTTCGGCGACATTCTCTCCGACCTTGGTGCAGGTCTCATGGGCGGTCTCGGGCTGGCGCCCTCGGCCGATATCGGACTGGATCACGCCGTGTTCCAACCCTGCCACGGATCAGCCCCCGACATAGCGGGCAAAGGCCTCGCCAATCCCTTCGCGATGATCCTCTCCGCCGCGCTGATGCTCGACTGGCTCGGGACGAAGCACGACAACGAACCGATCCGTAATGATGGCCGGCGCCTGCGACAGGCGGTCGAAGAGGTTATCGCACGCCGAACGACACTGACCCGCGATCTTGGCGGCACTGCCAGCACCGAAAGCGCCGCCCACGCCGTGCTCGACGCGCTCTTCGTCTCATGA
- a CDS encoding Gfo/Idh/MocA family protein has protein sequence MTHQTELKVACVGAGYFSQFHYGSWARLDRVNLVASCNRDIAKAESTGLVPYSDLSRMLAEQKPDLLDIILPPVAHAQTIRTALAAGIRWIICQKPFCNNLAEARQIAKEAEEAGTTIIVHENFRFQPWYRAIKQALDAGEIGAVHQATFRLRPGDGQGADAYLARQPYFQDMPRFLVHETAVHWVDTFRYLFGNPISVYADLRKLNPVIAGEDAGYILFEHPGGIRAMFDGNRHLDHDADNLRRTMGEALVEGTQGTITLGGDGSVKLRRFGTSESEVVLPADTWDGFGGDCVHALQSHVVAGILDGTPLENRAQEYLAVEVIEEAIYASAESGCKKTLGKT, from the coding sequence ATGACCCATCAAACAGAGCTCAAAGTCGCCTGCGTCGGCGCCGGGTATTTCAGCCAGTTTCACTACGGAAGCTGGGCGCGTTTGGACCGGGTCAACCTCGTTGCCTCCTGCAACCGCGACATCGCGAAAGCGGAATCGACCGGCCTCGTCCCCTACTCCGATCTGTCCCGGATGCTGGCCGAGCAAAAACCGGACCTGCTCGACATCATCCTGCCCCCTGTCGCCCACGCGCAGACCATCCGCACGGCACTGGCGGCGGGCATAAGGTGGATCATCTGCCAGAAACCCTTCTGCAATAACCTTGCGGAAGCACGGCAGATCGCAAAGGAAGCCGAAGAGGCTGGTACCACCATAATCGTCCACGAGAATTTCCGCTTTCAGCCGTGGTATCGCGCCATCAAACAGGCGCTCGATGCGGGCGAGATCGGCGCGGTCCATCAGGCCACCTTCCGCCTGCGCCCCGGCGACGGACAAGGAGCGGACGCCTATCTCGCCCGTCAGCCCTATTTCCAGGATATGCCGCGGTTTCTCGTCCACGAAACCGCCGTTCACTGGGTCGATACGTTTCGCTATCTTTTCGGTAACCCGATCTCCGTCTATGCAGACCTGAGGAAGCTCAACCCGGTCATTGCGGGTGAAGACGCCGGATACATCCTCTTCGAGCACCCGGGCGGCATCCGAGCCATGTTCGACGGCAACAGACACCTCGATCACGACGCCGACAACCTTCGCCGTACTATGGGCGAAGCTCTTGTCGAAGGTACCCAAGGAACGATCACGCTTGGCGGAGATGGATCGGTAAAGCTTCGGCGCTTCGGAACTTCCGAAAGCGAGGTTGTGTTGCCAGCCGACACCTGGGATGGCTTCGGCGGCGATTGCGTCCATGCTCTGCAATCGCATGTTGTCGCCGGTATTCTCGACGGCACACCGCTGGAAAACCGGGCCCAGGAATACCTTGCGGTCGAAGTCATTGAGGAGGCAATCTACGCCTCAGCGGAAAGCGGATGTAAAAAGACCCTCGGGAAGACGTAG
- a CDS encoding GntR family transcriptional regulator, with translation MPGKTLSSSQRAITELRKKVFSGELAAGSDHLESELADLLEMSRTPVREAVLTLESQGLLELRPRKGVRILPLSPEDMAEIYDVLTELESHAAERAARSGYSDTELKELAKAIDDMDRALAAPDLDAWAEADDRFHKELVRLGGNSRIISIVNMMSDQVRRARTTTLFMRPLPVKSNEDHRAVYLAIRDGDVDAARKTHRQHRQDAKEILVDLLGKHRLRYL, from the coding sequence ATGCCAGGCAAGACCCTTTCAAGTTCTCAGCGCGCGATTACGGAATTGCGAAAAAAGGTGTTCTCCGGCGAATTGGCGGCAGGCTCGGACCATCTCGAATCCGAACTCGCCGACCTGCTGGAGATGTCCAGAACCCCGGTCCGGGAAGCTGTCCTCACACTGGAAAGTCAGGGACTGTTGGAATTGCGACCGCGCAAAGGTGTGCGGATTCTCCCGCTCTCGCCCGAAGACATGGCCGAAATCTACGATGTGCTCACGGAACTCGAAAGCCATGCCGCCGAGCGCGCAGCGCGCAGCGGGTACAGCGACACGGAACTGAAAGAATTGGCCAAGGCGATTGATGATATGGACCGGGCACTTGCCGCTCCCGATCTCGATGCCTGGGCGGAGGCCGATGACCGGTTTCACAAGGAACTGGTTCGCCTTGGTGGAAACAGCCGCATCATCTCCATCGTGAACATGATGAGCGATCAGGTGCGCCGGGCGCGGACAACGACACTCTTCATGCGCCCATTGCCAGTAAAGTCCAACGAGGATCACCGCGCGGTCTATCTGGCCATACGCGACGGCGATGTCGACGCTGCCCGCAAAACGCACCGGCAACACAGGCAGGATGCAAAAGAGATCTTGGTGGACCTGCTCGGAAAACACAGGCTGCGTTACCTCTGA
- a CDS encoding bifunctional sugar phosphate isomerase/epimerase/4-hydroxyphenylpyruvate dioxygenase family protein, producing the protein MKTSIATVSISGNFTEKLEAIAAAGFDGIEIFEQDFIAHDGDPREVGEMIRAMGLEITLFQPFRDFEGLPEPLRSKAFDRAERKFDLMQELGTDLVLICSSCHPQALGGVDRAAADLRELGARAAKRGLRVGYEALAWGQHVNDHRDAWEIVRRADHDNVGIILDSFHTLARGIDPETIRRIPGDKIFFVQLADAPAIDMDLLYWSRHFRNMPGEGDLDVAGFMRAVNATGYAGPISLEIFNDQFRGGRPTTIAKDGYRSLVALMDDVRRTEAALSVNLATMPARAKAEGVAFIEFASKGSEADALGKLLDTLGFTHAANHVSKNLSLWTQGDIRIVINSEATGHSSSAYTMHGTSVCDIGIAVDNAAQAVERARHLGAEPFVQPVDPGQLNIPAIRGQSGSVLHFIDERSGLSDVWNVEFKAVAATRSGAGLTRIDHLAQTMSYDEMLSWSLFYTTLIDMRKSVMVDVIDPDGLVRSQALESPDGALRITLNGAETHRTMAGSFLADSFHASVQHIALATDDIFATADALSARGFQALPISRNYYADLAARFEIAQERLERLQAANILYDEDDTGAFFQFYSRPFAGGMFFEIVQRSGDYRGYGGPNAPFRIAAQKRLMRPKGMPKTSGDAI; encoded by the coding sequence ATGAAAACGTCGATCGCCACGGTTTCCATTTCGGGCAATTTCACGGAAAAGCTCGAAGCCATTGCAGCGGCGGGCTTTGACGGCATCGAGATCTTCGAACAGGATTTCATCGCGCATGACGGCGACCCACGCGAGGTGGGAGAGATGATCCGTGCAATGGGGTTGGAGATCACCTTGTTTCAGCCTTTCCGCGACTTCGAAGGCCTGCCGGAGCCCTTGCGCTCCAAGGCATTCGACCGCGCGGAGCGGAAATTCGATCTGATGCAGGAGCTGGGCACAGACCTGGTGTTGATCTGTTCATCCTGCCATCCGCAAGCCTTGGGCGGAGTTGACCGCGCGGCGGCTGACCTGCGGGAACTTGGTGCGCGGGCGGCAAAGCGCGGCCTGCGCGTCGGATACGAGGCACTGGCCTGGGGTCAGCATGTCAACGACCATCGGGACGCCTGGGAAATCGTACGCCGTGCGGATCATGACAATGTCGGCATTATCCTCGACAGCTTTCATACCTTGGCGCGAGGAATTGATCCGGAAACCATACGACGCATTCCGGGCGACAAGATTTTCTTCGTTCAGCTGGCCGATGCGCCCGCGATCGACATGGACCTGCTTTATTGGTCGCGGCATTTTCGAAACATGCCGGGCGAAGGTGATCTGGATGTGGCCGGCTTTATGCGCGCGGTCAACGCAACCGGTTACGCGGGTCCGATTTCCCTGGAAATCTTCAATGACCAGTTCAGGGGTGGCCGTCCAACGACTATCGCAAAGGATGGCTATCGCTCTCTCGTCGCGCTTATGGATGACGTGCGACGTACCGAAGCCGCCTTGTCCGTGAACCTCGCCACCATGCCGGCCCGCGCGAAGGCCGAAGGCGTGGCCTTCATCGAGTTTGCGAGCAAAGGATCCGAGGCCGATGCCCTTGGCAAGCTGCTCGACACGCTTGGCTTCACGCATGCCGCCAACCACGTAAGCAAGAACCTCTCGCTGTGGACTCAAGGCGACATCCGAATTGTCATCAACAGTGAAGCCACCGGCCACTCCAGCAGCGCGTACACGATGCATGGCACATCCGTTTGCGACATCGGCATCGCCGTGGATAACGCGGCTCAGGCGGTTGAACGCGCCCGGCACCTCGGGGCAGAGCCATTCGTCCAACCTGTCGATCCAGGGCAATTGAATATTCCCGCGATCCGCGGCCAGAGCGGCAGCGTTTTGCATTTCATCGACGAGAGAAGTGGCCTTTCGGATGTCTGGAATGTGGAGTTCAAGGCAGTCGCAGCGACCCGGAGCGGTGCCGGCCTGACCCGGATCGACCACCTCGCCCAGACTATGAGCTACGATGAAATGCTTAGCTGGTCCCTGTTCTACACGACGCTGATCGATATGAGGAAATCCGTCATGGTCGATGTGATCGACCCCGACGGGCTTGTGAGATCACAGGCGCTGGAATCGCCGGACGGGGCGCTCAGGATCACGTTGAACGGTGCGGAGACTCACCGCACAATGGCGGGAAGCTTCCTTGCCGACAGCTTTCACGCGTCTGTTCAACACATCGCGCTGGCAACGGACGACATTTTTGCCACTGCCGATGCTCTCAGCGCACGTGGATTTCAGGCTTTGCCGATCTCGCGTAACTATTACGCAGACCTTGCCGCGCGTTTTGAAATTGCGCAGGAAAGACTGGAACGACTGCAAGCTGCAAACATCCTCTACGACGAGGATGACACCGGTGCATTTTTCCAATTCTATTCCCGCCCTTTTGCAGGAGGCATGTTCTTCGAGATCGTTCAGAGGTCGGGCGATTACAGGGGATATGGCGGTCCGAACGCGCCTTTCCGAATTGCCGCACAGAAGCGACTGATGAGGCCCAAAGGGATGCCGAAAACTTCGGGTGATGCAATCTAG